In Paroedura picta isolate Pp20150507F chromosome 1, Ppicta_v3.0, whole genome shotgun sequence, the following are encoded in one genomic region:
- the PMVK gene encoding phosphomevalonate kinase: MAPIPRLILLFSGKRKSGKDFVAEELQSRLGPDVCTILRLSGPLKEQYAKEHGLDFGRLLDASNYKEMYREDMIRWGEEKRRTDPGFFCRIVVEGVAQPIWVVSDTRRLSDVEWFRDVYGDLVKVVRIVAMEETRRRRDWVFVTGIDDAESECGLDQGVAFDWVITNDGDQLSLEAQLEELLQFIEGTLKSPPNI, translated from the exons ATGGCCCCGATTCCGCGGCTCATCTTGCTGTTCAGCGGGAAGAGGAAATCGGGCAAGGACTTCGTGGCGGAGGAGCTGCAGAGCCG GCTCGGTCCAGATGTTTGCACCATTCTGCGGTTGTCGGGACCCCTTAAAGAGCAGTATGCAAAG GAACATGGCCTGGATTTTGGCCGCCTCTTGGATGCCAGCAATTACAAGGAGATGTACCGCGAGGACATGATCCGCTGGGGCGAGGAGAAGCGCCGCACCGATCCTGGTTTCTTCTGCCGCATTGTGGTGGAGGGCGTTGCACAGCCCATCTGG GTAGTGAGCGACACGCGGCGTCTTTCAGACGTGGAGTGGTTCCGGGACGTATATGGAGACTTGGTGAAGGTGGTGCGCATTGTCGCCATGGAGGAGACCCGGAGAAGACGAGATTGGGTGTTCGTAACAG GGATTGACGATGCCGAGTCGGAATGTGGCTTGGACCAAGGCGTGGCCTTCGACTGGGTCATCACCAACGACGGAGACCAGCTTTCCCTGGAGGCACAGCTGGAGGAGCTTCTCCAGTTCATCGAGGGCACCCTGAAGTCCCCGCCGAACATCTAG